Proteins co-encoded in one Methylobacterium sp. WL1 genomic window:
- a CDS encoding DUF2852 domain-containing protein: MTTQSSSPWATGKLCRSGPFPRRSLEIGALVVGFIYWWPVGLALVAWKIAGYPAFSELRDAARRGVAGFEGSGRSASRFARAFEAANRGGTGNAAFDAYRRAELDRLEAQRKALEDESRAFTDFVEELKRAKDREQFDAFMAKRRGEGGQDRSYTA; encoded by the coding sequence GTGACCACGCAATCCTCTTCCCCCTGGGCGACCGGCAAGCTCTGCCGCTCCGGCCCATTCCCCCGCCGGTCTCTCGAAATCGGCGCGCTCGTCGTCGGGTTCATCTATTGGTGGCCGGTCGGCCTCGCCCTCGTTGCGTGGAAGATCGCCGGCTACCCGGCCTTCTCGGAACTGCGCGACGCCGCACGCCGGGGTGTCGCCGGCTTTGAGGGCAGCGGGCGCTCGGCCTCGCGCTTCGCCCGGGCCTTCGAGGCCGCCAACCGCGGCGGCACCGGCAATGCGGCGTTCGACGCTTACCGCCGGGCCGAGCTCGATCGGCTCGAAGCGCAGCGGAAGGCTCTGGAAGACGAGAGCCGCGCCTTCACCGACTTCGTCGAGGAGCTGAAGCGGGCCAAGGATCGCGAGCAGTTCGACGCCTTCATGGCCAAGCGCCGCGGCGAGGGCGGCCAGGACCGCTCCTACACTGCCTGA
- a CDS encoding TetR/AcrR family transcriptional regulator — protein MRPWRDGPGDRRSYHHGNLKEALIEAARRFIAERGIGGFALVDAARLVGVTPAALYRHFRGRDALLEELAGRGFAELAARLARALTSRGTPLERFTRMGEAYLAFAEEEPAYYAAIFETRGTVAEPSDTEAGAPGRPSPFDLLVEALQATFADGFGGVAPRFIALEVWALAHGIATLSAAGHLPRGPGFPDKYELLRAGVLALVHGVAQPGERARS, from the coding sequence TTGCGACCCTGGCGAGACGGACCGGGTGACCGGCGAAGCTATCACCACGGGAACCTCAAGGAGGCCCTGATCGAGGCCGCGCGCCGGTTCATCGCCGAGCGCGGGATCGGCGGATTCGCGTTGGTCGATGCCGCTCGCCTGGTCGGGGTGACGCCGGCCGCCCTCTATCGGCACTTCCGCGGCCGCGATGCGCTGCTCGAAGAGCTGGCCGGGCGCGGCTTCGCGGAACTCGCGGCCCGCCTGGCACGGGCGCTGACCTCCCGGGGTACGCCCCTCGAGCGCTTCACCCGGATGGGCGAAGCCTACCTCGCCTTCGCCGAAGAGGAGCCGGCTTATTACGCGGCGATCTTCGAGACCCGCGGCACCGTCGCCGAGCCGTCCGACACGGAGGCGGGTGCGCCTGGACGCCCGTCCCCGTTCGACCTGCTGGTCGAGGCGCTGCAGGCGACCTTCGCGGATGGGTTCGGGGGCGTCGCGCCCCGGTTCATCGCCCTCGAGGTCTGGGCGCTGGCACACGGCATCGCGACCCTGTCGGCTGCCGGGCATCTGCCGCGGGGGCCGGGCTTTCCGGACAAGTACGAGCTTCTGCGCGCCGGCGTGCTGGCGCTGGTCCATGGTGTTGCGCAGCCGGGTGAACGCGCCCGGTCTTGA
- a CDS encoding thioredoxin family protein, translating into MKSRRAALALACLALAASLSPALAGEAMPFSAASFEAAQKSGKPILIEVSAPWCPICKTQKPILAKLAAEPRFKDLQIFDIDFDSQKDLLRRLNVRMQSTLIAYKGETEIGRSVGETQPEWIEGLLEKTL; encoded by the coding sequence ATGAAGAGCCGACGCGCCGCGCTTGCGCTCGCCTGTCTCGCCCTCGCGGCCAGCCTGTCGCCGGCTCTTGCCGGTGAGGCGATGCCGTTCTCAGCCGCGTCGTTCGAGGCGGCGCAGAAGAGCGGCAAGCCGATCTTGATCGAAGTCAGCGCCCCCTGGTGCCCGATCTGCAAGACGCAGAAACCGATCCTGGCCAAGCTCGCCGCAGAGCCGCGCTTCAAGGATCTCCAGATCTTCGATATCGATTTCGACAGTCAGAAGGACCTGCTGCGGCGTCTCAATGTGCGGATGCAGAGCACGCTGATCGCCTACAAGGGCGAGACCGAGATTGGCCGCTCGGTGGGCGAGACCCAGCCGGAGTGGATCGAGGGCCTGCTGGAAAAGACGCTCTGA
- a CDS encoding glycosyltransferase, whose product MTRTTKPADATPTAIIAIPVRNEVERIEACLQAIDAQVGLAPGSLGLVLFLNNCTDGTDALVARLAPALSIPVRVASEEFSGAHAGWARRKAMDLAAAWLGDAGNMGIILSTDADSRVPPNWVVRNRAAIEAGADAVAGRVELDAAEAALLPPSLPARGNLEDIYDALITEAEARIDPDPNDPWPCHRTAIGATLAVTRTAYRAVGGMPEIPLGEDGAFIARLIEHGLRVRHATDVCVTISARLTGRAPGGVADTIRSRCEEPDALCDARMEVFSRVVRRHLWRRRFRRLHGTGSLRRSLAWAQAIGIDPAEAGRIAALPLGQAIAEAERASPRLAYRPIGPRQLPGQIRLARVGIVGIRLAQRLAHRVRSVAGEAAAPGRPAADPRATRI is encoded by the coding sequence GTGACGCGCACCACCAAGCCAGCCGATGCTACGCCCACCGCGATCATCGCGATCCCGGTGCGCAACGAGGTCGAGCGGATCGAGGCCTGTCTCCAGGCCATCGACGCGCAGGTCGGGCTCGCCCCAGGAAGCCTCGGGCTCGTCCTGTTCCTGAACAACTGCACCGACGGCACCGACGCCCTCGTCGCACGGCTGGCGCCGGCCCTATCGATCCCGGTGCGGGTCGCGAGCGAGGAGTTCTCCGGCGCGCATGCCGGCTGGGCGCGGCGCAAGGCAATGGATCTCGCCGCCGCCTGGCTCGGGGATGCGGGGAATATGGGGATAATCCTGTCAACCGATGCGGATAGCCGCGTTCCGCCGAACTGGGTCGTCCGCAATCGCGCCGCCATCGAGGCCGGCGCCGACGCGGTCGCCGGCCGGGTCGAACTCGACGCCGCGGAAGCCGCGCTCCTGCCGCCGTCCCTCCCTGCCCGCGGGAACCTCGAGGACATCTACGATGCCCTGATCACCGAGGCCGAAGCGCGGATCGATCCGGACCCGAACGACCCGTGGCCCTGCCACCGGACCGCGATCGGCGCGACCCTGGCGGTGACCCGGACGGCCTACCGTGCGGTCGGGGGCATGCCGGAGATCCCGCTCGGCGAGGACGGCGCGTTCATCGCCCGGCTGATCGAGCACGGCCTGCGGGTCCGGCACGCCACCGATGTCTGCGTGACGATCTCGGCGCGGCTCACCGGCCGGGCTCCCGGGGGCGTAGCCGACACGATCCGCTCCCGCTGCGAGGAACCGGACGCCCTCTGTGACGCCCGGATGGAGGTTTTTTCGCGGGTGGTGCGGCGTCATCTCTGGCGGCGGCGGTTCCGGCGTTTGCACGGCACCGGCAGCCTGCGGAGGAGTCTCGCTTGGGCGCAGGCCATCGGAATCGACCCGGCGGAGGCCGGCCGGATCGCTGCGCTCCCCCTCGGTCAGGCCATCGCGGAGGCCGAGCGCGCCAGCCCGCGTCTGGCGTATCGGCCGATCGGTCCCCGTCAGCTGCCGGGCCAGATCCGGCTCGCGCGGGTCGGCATCGTCGGGATCCGCCTGGCGCAGCGCCTCGCGCACCGGGTGCGATCGGTTGCCGGCGAGGCGGCGGCGCCTGGGCGGCCAGCCGCTGATCCGCGCGCTACGCGGATCTGA
- a CDS encoding helix-turn-helix domain-containing protein, giving the protein MSVEAKVPIFFQTTDAVGPRHAFAYWRDAVLSAATITPFDPDVPFSASRMVAPSARGTLLRTVSAPVGVDRTARHIGRDGHDDIAIMLVAGGRGFIEQGSNDALLGAGDVAFHATGKPGTAGSSIGYDEIRLSVPRAIFAAQIGNPQDLIGTKLSATPLRGLLSAHLDAFATSVSAMSEAQAGIAIEGALHILRGIVQGRRPTEDGELSVDAVRSLALAHIQRCLHEPGFGPLPLAASLQISRSRLYAAFSGGEGIAATIRDARLDRAHDRIVMMRSAGARIASIMASCGFTDAAAFSRAFRQRFGLSPRDLLAQGNG; this is encoded by the coding sequence GTGAGTGTCGAGGCGAAGGTCCCCATCTTCTTTCAGACGACGGATGCCGTCGGGCCGAGGCATGCGTTCGCGTACTGGCGGGACGCGGTGCTCAGTGCCGCGACCATCACGCCGTTCGATCCGGACGTTCCCTTCTCGGCCAGCCGCATGGTCGCGCCCTCCGCGCGGGGAACGCTGCTGCGCACCGTCAGCGCACCGGTGGGCGTGGATCGCACCGCGCGTCATATCGGCCGCGACGGACACGACGACATCGCAATCATGCTGGTAGCGGGCGGGCGGGGCTTCATCGAGCAGGGCAGCAACGACGCGCTCCTGGGCGCCGGCGACGTGGCCTTCCACGCCACGGGCAAGCCCGGCACTGCCGGCAGCAGCATCGGCTACGATGAGATCCGCCTCTCGGTGCCCCGCGCCATCTTTGCGGCGCAGATCGGAAACCCGCAGGATCTCATCGGCACGAAGCTGAGCGCCACGCCGTTGCGCGGGCTGCTGAGCGCGCATCTCGACGCCTTCGCGACCTCGGTCTCCGCCATGTCGGAAGCCCAGGCCGGTATCGCGATCGAAGGCGCCCTCCACATCCTCCGCGGCATCGTCCAAGGCCGGCGGCCGACGGAGGACGGGGAATTGTCCGTCGACGCGGTGCGCTCCCTGGCCCTCGCCCACATCCAGCGCTGCCTGCACGAGCCAGGGTTCGGCCCGCTGCCGCTGGCCGCATCCCTGCAGATCTCCCGAAGCCGCCTCTACGCCGCCTTTTCGGGCGGGGAGGGGATCGCGGCGACGATCCGCGACGCGCGGCTGGACCGCGCCCATGACCGCATCGTCATGATGCGGTCGGCGGGCGCCCGGATCGCATCGATCATGGCGAGTTGCGGCTTCACCGACGCGGCTGCGTTCAGCCGGGCCTTCCGGCAGCGCTTCGGTCTGTCGCCCCGGGATCTCCTCGCCCAAGGGAACGGATGA
- a CDS encoding helix-turn-helix domain-containing protein translates to MAGTDLERLDPEVPFAASRMIAASRHGSIFRTISQPFSLERKPHHVRSDGRDEMGIMLVIRGRGYIEQGNNGALLNAGDITFQTWGRPGGGGSLSDYEEIRLAVPRATFLAHIGNVDDFAARKFAAGPLNELFAAYLRAFAGSVEAMSDAETGIAVEGALHLLRGVINGQNARADNELSANALRSLALARIEHRLHDPTFGPDALAADLRISRSRLYAAFSGGEGIAATIRDARLDRAHDRIILMRRAGVRVSSIMATCGFTDPAAFSRAFRQRFGFSPRDLLAQTVV, encoded by the coding sequence ATGGCTGGCACCGACCTGGAGCGACTCGACCCGGAGGTCCCGTTCGCGGCCTCGCGCATGATCGCGGCATCCCGGCACGGATCGATCTTCCGGACGATCAGCCAACCCTTCAGCCTGGAGCGCAAGCCGCACCACGTCCGCAGCGACGGTCGGGACGAGATGGGCATCATGCTGGTCATTCGCGGCCGCGGCTACATCGAACAAGGCAACAACGGCGCGCTGCTGAATGCCGGCGACATCACCTTCCAGACCTGGGGACGGCCGGGCGGCGGCGGGAGTCTGTCCGACTACGAGGAAATCCGTCTCGCCGTGCCGCGCGCGACCTTCTTGGCGCATATCGGCAACGTCGACGACTTCGCAGCGAGGAAGTTCGCCGCCGGCCCGCTGAACGAACTCTTCGCGGCCTATCTGCGCGCGTTCGCGGGGTCGGTGGAAGCGATGTCGGATGCGGAGACCGGGATCGCGGTCGAAGGTGCGCTCCACCTGCTCCGGGGTGTCATCAACGGCCAGAATGCCCGGGCGGACAACGAATTGTCGGCGAACGCCCTCCGGTCCCTGGCGCTGGCGCGGATCGAACACCGCCTGCATGATCCGACGTTCGGCCCGGATGCTCTGGCGGCCGACCTTCGCATCTCCCGCAGCCGCCTCTACGCGGCCTTCTCCGGGGGGGAGGGGATCGCAGCGACAATCCGCGACGCGCGGCTCGACCGGGCCCACGACCGGATCATCCTGATGCGCAGGGCCGGGGTCCGGGTCTCGTCGATCATGGCGACCTGCGGCTTCACCGACCCGGCCGCCTTCAGCCGCGCCTTTCGACAACGCTTCGGCTTCTCGCCGCGGGACCTCCTGGCCCAGACTGTCGTCTGA
- a CDS encoding zinc-ribbon domain-containing protein: protein MLIVCPSCASEYRLDAGKVGMEGRSVRCAACRETWFITPADVLAGHEAELAERAEAEPDPVADAAWQEASATVRAATDVPEPPRARRRASPRADRAKGWRSVQGLSPSLAVGLTLLAAVPLICLARASVVRAVPQAAALFARVGLPVNLRGIEIRDVVAFRNPAEDGRPAELVIEGDLVGVARTDVPVAALSAEIRDAAGRVIRSFPVAPPRAVLGMAETARFRGTLTSPPASGRAVILRFADAETARDDAQAPPGGH from the coding sequence ATGCTGATCGTCTGCCCGAGCTGCGCCAGCGAATACCGGCTCGATGCCGGCAAGGTCGGCATGGAGGGCCGCTCGGTCCGCTGCGCCGCCTGCCGCGAAACCTGGTTCATCACCCCCGCCGACGTACTGGCCGGTCACGAGGCCGAGTTGGCCGAGCGGGCTGAGGCGGAGCCCGATCCGGTCGCCGACGCAGCCTGGCAAGAAGCCTCCGCCACGGTCCGGGCGGCCACCGACGTGCCTGAGCCACCACGAGCCCGCCGGCGCGCATCGCCGCGAGCCGACCGCGCCAAGGGCTGGCGCAGCGTTCAGGGCCTGTCGCCATCCCTCGCCGTCGGGCTGACCTTGCTGGCGGCCGTGCCTCTGATCTGCCTTGCCCGTGCCAGCGTGGTCCGGGCGGTCCCGCAGGCCGCCGCCCTGTTCGCCCGGGTCGGCTTGCCGGTGAACCTCCGCGGCATCGAGATCCGGGATGTCGTGGCCTTCAGGAATCCGGCCGAGGATGGCCGTCCGGCGGAACTTGTGATCGAGGGTGACCTCGTCGGAGTCGCCCGGACCGACGTACCGGTGGCGGCGCTGAGCGCCGAGATCCGCGACGCCGCCGGACGCGTGATCCGATCCTTCCCGGTCGCGCCGCCGCGGGCCGTGCTCGGGATGGCCGAGACCGCGCGGTTCCGCGGCACCCTGACGAGCCCGCCCGCATCGGGCCGGGCCGTGATCCTCCGCTTCGCCGATGCCGAGACCGCACGCGATGACGCCCAAGCTCCGCCCGGCGGCCACTGA
- the ftsE gene encoding cell division ATP-binding protein FtsE → MKSLLPGAERPVVQFENVGMRYGLGPEVLSDVSFRIAPRSFQFLTGPSGAGKTTLLRLILLSVRPTRGLVSIFGEEVSGISAKALTGLRRRMGVVFQDFRLLDHLTTYENVALPLRVQGRSETSYRAEVVELLRWVGLGERMHALPPLLSGGEKQRAAIARALIARPDLLLADEPTGNVDPGLGRRLLRLFLELNKLGTSVIIATHDFGIMDAVDARRMVLGEGGLRIEE, encoded by the coding sequence ATGAAGAGCCTGCTGCCCGGCGCGGAGCGGCCGGTGGTGCAGTTCGAGAACGTCGGCATGCGCTACGGCCTCGGGCCGGAGGTGCTGTCGGACGTGAGTTTCCGGATCGCGCCGCGTTCGTTCCAGTTCCTCACCGGGCCGTCGGGCGCCGGCAAGACGACGCTGCTGCGCCTGATCCTGCTGTCGGTGCGCCCGACCCGCGGCCTCGTCTCGATCTTCGGCGAGGAGGTCAGCGGCATCTCCGCGAAGGCGCTTACCGGACTGCGGCGGCGTATGGGGGTTGTGTTCCAGGATTTCCGCCTGCTCGATCACCTCACCACCTACGAGAACGTGGCGCTGCCGCTCCGCGTCCAGGGCCGGTCGGAGACCAGCTATCGCGCAGAGGTGGTGGAGTTGCTGCGCTGGGTCGGCCTCGGGGAGCGCATGCACGCCCTGCCGCCCCTCCTGTCGGGCGGGGAGAAGCAGCGCGCGGCCATCGCCCGGGCGCTGATCGCCCGGCCGGACCTGCTGCTCGCGGACGAACCCACCGGCAACGTCGATCCCGGGCTGGGGCGCCGCCTGCTGCGACTGTTCCTTGAATTAAACAAGCTCGGGACCTCGGTGATCATCGCGACCCACGATTTCGGCATCATGGACGCCGTCGACGCCCGCCGCATGGTGCTGGGCGAAGGCGGGCTGCGGATCGAGGAATGA
- a CDS encoding ABC transporter permease, with protein MSAPATARPKPASASGPADPVLPTGLRRNAALVPTDTAAGRSLAAVIAILTFLAGLCAGAAEIVATNAGQWQGDVAQEVTIQVRPGPGREVDADVARAETIAKSEPGIAEARVFSKAEAERLLEPWLGSGLDLSDLPVPRLIALKLADNRSADLKRLRTRLTEALPGVASLDDHALWLQRLSTAANAFVGIGIGMVVLVLVATGLAVTFATRGAMAGNREVVEVLHFVGADDDYIARAFQRRFFGLGLRGGAIGAGLAILAFAIAGLLARAARSGPAGQEVEALFGAVQVGLRGYASVILIGVIASLVTGIVSRITVRRFLS; from the coding sequence ATGAGCGCCCCCGCGACGGCCCGGCCCAAACCAGCTTCCGCGTCCGGCCCGGCGGATCCGGTCCTGCCCACGGGCCTGCGCCGCAACGCCGCCCTGGTCCCCACCGACACCGCGGCCGGGCGGTCGCTGGCGGCCGTCATCGCGATCCTGACCTTCCTGGCGGGCCTCTGTGCGGGCGCCGCCGAAATCGTCGCCACGAATGCCGGGCAATGGCAGGGCGACGTCGCCCAGGAAGTCACGATCCAGGTACGGCCCGGCCCCGGCCGGGAAGTCGACGCCGACGTCGCCCGGGCCGAGACCATCGCCAAGTCCGAACCCGGGATCGCCGAAGCGCGGGTGTTCTCCAAGGCGGAGGCCGAGCGGCTTCTGGAACCCTGGCTCGGCAGCGGGCTCGATCTGTCGGACCTGCCTGTCCCGCGCCTGATCGCACTCAAGCTCGCCGACAACCGGAGCGCGGACCTGAAGCGCTTGCGTACCCGTCTGACCGAGGCGCTGCCCGGGGTGGCGAGCCTCGACGACCACGCGCTCTGGCTCCAACGGCTCTCGACGGCGGCCAACGCGTTCGTGGGCATCGGCATCGGGATGGTGGTGCTGGTGCTGGTCGCCACCGGTCTAGCCGTCACCTTCGCGACGCGGGGTGCCATGGCGGGCAACCGCGAGGTGGTGGAGGTGCTTCACTTCGTCGGTGCCGACGACGACTACATCGCCCGCGCGTTCCAGCGCCGGTTCTTCGGGCTGGGTCTACGCGGGGGTGCGATCGGTGCCGGCCTGGCGATCCTGGCTTTCGCGATCGCCGGACTGCTGGCCCGGGCGGCCCGGTCCGGCCCGGCCGGACAGGAGGTCGAAGCCCTGTTCGGCGCCGTCCAGGTCGGGCTGCGCGGTTATGCCAGCGTGATCCTGATTGGCGTGATTGCCTCGCTGGTCACGGGGATCGTCTCGCGGATCACCGTCCGGCGCTTCCTGTCCTGA
- a CDS encoding YdcF family protein: protein MQRAPAPYPTDALGWAWNERVLPRRGPAPARSHPRHRLAVWVCGLAACAGSLALFVGFLVFVSALARHERSPADRADGIVALTGGAQRIGDAIDLLAGGYGRRLLITGVNERTSRDEITRLNPTQRALIACCVDLDYRARNTIGNAIETRRWMRAHRFNTVAVVTSNYHMPRTLIELDHALQDSDRVLPHPVVTEGLDADRWWRSPPTARLLASEYVKFLASWVRTRFEDDPERSRAAILIGRGKPVKMVAEPLMMRGLD, encoded by the coding sequence ATGCAACGCGCACCGGCCCCCTACCCGACCGACGCCCTCGGTTGGGCCTGGAACGAGCGGGTTCTCCCGCGCCGCGGTCCCGCACCGGCGCGGTCGCATCCCCGGCACCGGCTCGCCGTCTGGGTTTGCGGACTTGCCGCCTGCGCCGGCAGCCTGGCCCTCTTCGTCGGCTTCCTGGTCTTCGTCAGCGCGCTGGCCCGGCACGAGCGGAGCCCGGCCGATCGGGCCGACGGGATCGTTGCGTTAACCGGTGGGGCGCAGCGGATCGGCGACGCAATCGATTTGCTGGCCGGCGGCTACGGGCGACGCCTTCTCATCACCGGTGTCAACGAGCGCACGAGCCGCGACGAGATCACCCGGCTGAACCCGACCCAGCGCGCCCTGATCGCCTGCTGCGTCGATCTCGACTACAGGGCCCGCAACACCATCGGCAATGCTATTGAGACCCGTCGCTGGATGCGGGCGCACCGCTTCAACACCGTCGCGGTGGTGACCTCGAACTACCACATGCCGCGCACGCTCATCGAGCTCGACCACGCGCTCCAGGACAGCGACCGCGTCCTGCCGCATCCGGTCGTAACCGAGGGTCTGGATGCCGACCGCTGGTGGCGGAGCCCGCCCACGGCCAGGCTCCTCGCCTCCGAATACGTGAAGTTCCTGGCGAGCTGGGTCCGCACCCGCTTCGAGGACGATCCGGAGCGCTCCCGGGCGGCGATCCTGATCGGCCGCGGCAAACCGGTGAAGATGGTGGCCGAGCCGCTGATGATGCGCGGACTCGATTGA
- the ptsN gene encoding PTS IIA-like nitrogen regulatory protein PtsN: MPILEFLDPESVVQSLRARAKKQVLQELAAQAVRRLPALDERPVFDTLLQRERLGSTGIGDGVAIPHGKLPGLDRLFGLFARFDRPVDFEALDGQPVDIAFLLLAPEGAGADHLKALAQVARVLREPGMLNHIRAARDASALYALLTRSTAPQAA, encoded by the coding sequence ATGCCAATTCTGGAATTCCTCGACCCCGAATCGGTCGTGCAGTCGCTGCGCGCGCGGGCCAAGAAGCAGGTGCTTCAGGAGCTCGCGGCGCAAGCCGTGCGCCGGCTGCCGGCGCTCGACGAGCGACCTGTGTTCGATACGCTGCTCCAGCGCGAGCGCCTCGGCTCGACCGGAATCGGCGACGGCGTGGCGATCCCGCATGGCAAGCTGCCGGGGCTCGACCGGTTGTTCGGCCTGTTCGCCCGGTTCGACCGCCCGGTGGATTTCGAGGCCCTGGACGGACAGCCGGTGGACATCGCGTTCCTGCTGCTCGCCCCCGAAGGCGCGGGTGCCGATCACCTGAAGGCGCTGGCCCAGGTCGCCCGGGTTCTTCGCGAGCCCGGCATGCTCAACCATATCCGCGCCGCCCGCGATGCCAGCGCGCTCTATGCTTTGCTCACCCGCTCGACGGCGCCGCAGGCCGCCTGA
- a CDS encoding HPF/RaiA family ribosome-associated protein, translating into MGSLRVTGHGVDLGESLRGRVDERMSATLTKYLDSHMSDSCTGHVTLRRDGTAYRTDCVLHLVSGLTIEAVGVAHDARSSFEQTADKLETRLRRYKHRLKQHATGPNDPAAIEAAYAVFAPPDEVDEDEPEDGDAHPPIVAESTKTLQRRTIGEAVTALDMTGSPVVVFVHAGTGRVNVVYRRSDGAIGWVDPPGAVD; encoded by the coding sequence ATGGGATCGTTGCGGGTCACAGGCCACGGCGTGGATCTCGGAGAGAGTCTGCGCGGCCGTGTCGATGAGCGGATGTCCGCGACTTTGACGAAGTATCTCGACTCGCACATGAGCGATTCCTGCACCGGCCACGTCACGCTCCGGCGCGACGGAACGGCCTACCGCACGGATTGCGTCCTGCACCTCGTGTCGGGGCTGACCATCGAGGCGGTCGGCGTCGCCCACGACGCGCGGTCGAGCTTCGAGCAGACCGCCGACAAGCTCGAGACGCGCCTGCGCCGCTACAAGCATCGGTTGAAGCAGCACGCCACCGGCCCCAACGATCCCGCGGCGATCGAGGCTGCCTACGCTGTGTTCGCCCCGCCGGACGAGGTGGACGAGGATGAGCCGGAGGACGGCGATGCCCACCCGCCGATCGTTGCCGAGAGCACCAAAACCCTGCAGCGCCGGACCATCGGCGAGGCGGTGACCGCGCTCGACATGACGGGATCCCCAGTGGTTGTGTTCGTCCACGCTGGCACCGGGCGCGTCAACGTCGTATACCGGCGCAGCGATGGTGCGATCGGCTGGGTGGACCCGCCGGGCGCCGTCGACTGA
- a CDS encoding glucan biosynthesis protein: MTTADGFAAAPTRRALLAGAVGIAAGSPAGDRARGRSGRRQPGDDPAGRRRAVRGRTLADIARARASAPYAAPKTDEVPAVLKGLSRDAYEAIHPVPGRAVWAGRDFGYEIEPLLRGSIFDTPVSLFVVENGLVQPIAYDRDSLIAANIALPELNADTAFSGFRLRARFGDGTELSNFALFQGASFFRLVAEGQDFGINARALALRPADSRGEEFPLFRALFIEVPAPGRPIVVHALVESESAAAAFKLTLMPGREASVAGIDGTVFARAELDHIGLGGMQGSYLFGSLDRQKVDDLRAAAFSVEGLAIRNGYGEPIWRPVHNPEALQVSAFLDRGPKGFGLMQRARSYDDFEDDRRRWERRPSLWIEPQDDWSEGAVTLLEIPSDSELNENVFAYWRPKAKLAKGGEMRFLCRQHWSRGWPDPLPPELARVKDSRCGHGSTGNRRLFAVDFEGDGMTRPEEIEVALSASAGTIARQDRFSYPERRTLRVLFELDPGSERASELRLGLRRGQERASETWLFRWTP; this comes from the coding sequence ATGACCACCGCCGACGGATTCGCCGCCGCCCCCACCCGCCGTGCCCTGTTGGCCGGAGCCGTGGGTATCGCCGCGGGATCCCCTGCCGGCGATCGCGCGCGCGGCCGATCCGGCCGGCGCCAACCCGGCGACGACCCTGCCGGGCGCCGGCGCGCCGTTCGAGGCCGGACCCTCGCCGACATCGCCCGGGCCCGGGCCTCCGCGCCCTACGCGGCGCCGAAGACCGACGAGGTGCCGGCGGTGCTGAAGGGGTTGTCCCGGGACGCCTACGAGGCGATCCACCCGGTGCCCGGCCGCGCGGTCTGGGCCGGCCGGGACTTCGGCTACGAGATCGAGCCGCTGCTGCGCGGGTCGATCTTCGACACGCCGGTGTCCCTCTTCGTCGTCGAGAACGGGCTGGTGCAGCCGATCGCCTACGACAGGGACAGCCTGATCGCCGCCAACATCGCCCTGCCGGAGCTGAACGCCGACACCGCCTTCTCGGGGTTCCGCCTGCGCGCCCGCTTCGGCGACGGGACCGAGTTGTCGAACTTCGCGCTGTTCCAGGGCGCCTCGTTCTTCCGCCTGGTGGCCGAGGGCCAGGATTTCGGCATTAACGCCCGGGCGCTCGCCCTGCGACCGGCCGATTCCCGCGGCGAGGAATTCCCGCTGTTCCGCGCCCTGTTCATCGAGGTACCAGCGCCCGGGCGGCCGATCGTCGTCCACGCGCTGGTCGAGTCGGAATCGGCCGCCGCCGCGTTCAAGCTCACGTTGATGCCGGGCCGCGAGGCCTCCGTGGCCGGGATCGACGGTACCGTGTTCGCCCGGGCCGAGCTCGACCATATCGGCCTCGGCGGCATGCAGGGCAGCTACCTGTTCGGGTCGCTCGACCGGCAGAAGGTCGACGACCTGCGCGCCGCCGCCTTCTCGGTGGAGGGGCTGGCGATCCGCAACGGCTACGGCGAGCCGATCTGGCGCCCGGTGCACAATCCCGAGGCGCTGCAGGTCTCGGCCTTCCTGGACCGGGGGCCGAAGGGTTTCGGCCTGATGCAGCGCGCCCGCTCGTACGACGACTTCGAGGACGACCGCCGGCGCTGGGAGCGGCGCCCGTCCCTGTGGATCGAGCCGCAGGACGATTGGAGCGAGGGGGCCGTGACGCTTCTCGAAATCCCGAGCGATTCCGAGCTGAACGAGAACGTGTTCGCCTACTGGCGCCCGAAGGCAAAGCTCGCCAAGGGCGGCGAGATGCGCTTCCTCTGCCGCCAGCACTGGTCCAGGGGATGGCCCGATCCGCTGCCCCCCGAACTCGCCCGGGTGAAGGATAGCCGGTGCGGCCACGGCAGCACCGGCAACCGGCGCCTGTTCGCGGTCGATTTCGAGGGTGATGGAATGACCCGGCCCGAGGAGATCGAGGTGGCGCTCAGCGCCTCCGCCGGGACGATCGCCCGGCAGGACCGGTTCTCCTATCCCGAGCGCCGGACCCTGCGGGTGCTGTTCGAGCTCGATCCCGGCAGCGAGCGGGCGAGCGAATTGCGTCTCGGACTCCGGCGCGGCCAGGAGCGGGCCAGCGAGACCTGGCTGTTCCGCTGGACGCCGTAA